From the Streptomyces nigrescens genome, one window contains:
- the ileS gene encoding isoleucine--tRNA ligase, protein MSPQPQYRQVPAQVDLPALEHAVLEFWQEQKVFARTLQQSEGRPEWVFYEGPPTANGMPGAHHIEARVFKDVFPRFRTMQGYHVDRKAGWDCHGLPVELAVEKELGFNGKKDIEAYGIAEFNAKCRESVTRHTDAFAELTTRMGYWTDLDAPYRTMDPDYIESVWWSLKEIFNKGLLVQDHRVAPWCPRCGTGLSDHELAQGYENVVDPSVFVRLPLTSGPLAGRAALLIWTTTPWTLVSNTAVAAHPDVTYVVATDGSEQLVVAEPLLEKALGEGWTATGESFTGREMERWAYERPFGLVELDGANIVVNAEYVTTDDGTGLVHQAPAFGDDDLKTCKAYDLPVINPVRPDGTFEEQLALVGGQFFKKADEALVADLDARGLLFKHIAYEHSYPHCWRCHTALLYYAQPSWYIRTTAIKDALLRENENTNWFPESVKHGRFGDWLNNNIDWALSRNRYWGTPLPIWRCEENHLTCVGSLTELTELTGTDQSDLDPHRPFIDGITFACPTCQGTATRVPEVIDAWYDSGSMPFAQWGYPYRNKELFEKRYPAQFISEAIDQTRGWFYTLMAVGTLVFDKSSYENVVCLGHILAEDGRKMSKHLGNTLQPIPLMDQHGADAVRWFMAAGGSPWAARRVGHGTIQEVVRKTLLTYWNTVAFQALYARTSGWAPSAADPAPADRPLLDRWLLGELNTLVEQVTESLESFDTQRAGKVLSSFVDDLSNWYVRRSRRRFWQGDAAALRTLHEVIETVTRLMAPLTPFITERVWQDLVVPVTPDAPDSVHLTSWPVADRTLIDPALSGRMQLVRRLVELGRATRAESGVKTRQPLSRALVAAHGFADLSEDLRAQIAEELNVSSLASLSEVGGSLVDTTAKANFRALGKRFGKGVQAVAKAVAAADAAALSLALREGTASVEVDGETVSLAPEEVIITETPREGWSVASDSGATVALDLEITPELRRAGLARDAIRLIQEARKNSGLDVADRIALRWQSTDEELRTALADHAGLISDEVLATDFAPGEADGSYGPAFTDESLALTFQLRKA, encoded by the coding sequence ATGAGTCCGCAGCCCCAGTACCGCCAGGTACCCGCCCAGGTAGACCTCCCCGCCCTTGAGCACGCCGTGCTCGAGTTCTGGCAGGAGCAGAAGGTCTTCGCCCGCACCCTCCAGCAGTCCGAGGGACGGCCCGAGTGGGTCTTCTACGAGGGCCCCCCGACCGCCAATGGCATGCCCGGCGCGCACCACATCGAGGCGCGCGTCTTCAAGGACGTCTTCCCCCGGTTCCGGACGATGCAGGGCTACCACGTCGACCGCAAGGCCGGCTGGGACTGCCACGGCCTCCCGGTCGAGCTGGCCGTGGAGAAGGAGCTGGGCTTCAACGGCAAGAAGGACATCGAGGCGTACGGCATCGCCGAGTTCAACGCCAAGTGCCGTGAGTCGGTGACCCGCCACACCGACGCCTTCGCCGAGCTCACGACCCGTATGGGCTACTGGACCGACCTGGACGCCCCGTACCGCACGATGGACCCCGACTACATCGAGTCGGTGTGGTGGTCGCTGAAGGAGATCTTCAACAAGGGCCTGCTGGTCCAGGACCACCGCGTCGCCCCCTGGTGCCCGCGCTGCGGCACCGGCCTGTCGGACCACGAGCTGGCCCAGGGCTACGAGAACGTCGTCGACCCCTCGGTCTTCGTCCGCCTCCCGCTGACGTCCGGCCCGCTGGCCGGCCGGGCCGCGCTGCTGATCTGGACGACCACCCCCTGGACCCTGGTCTCCAACACCGCCGTCGCCGCGCACCCCGACGTCACCTATGTCGTCGCCACCGACGGCAGCGAGCAGCTGGTCGTCGCCGAGCCGCTGCTGGAGAAGGCCCTCGGTGAGGGCTGGACCGCCACCGGCGAGTCCTTCACCGGCCGCGAGATGGAGCGCTGGGCCTACGAGCGCCCCTTCGGCCTCGTCGAGCTCGACGGCGCCAACATCGTCGTCAACGCCGAGTACGTCACCACCGACGACGGCACCGGCCTCGTCCACCAGGCCCCGGCCTTCGGTGACGACGACCTCAAGACCTGCAAGGCGTACGACCTGCCGGTGATCAACCCGGTCCGCCCGGACGGCACCTTCGAGGAGCAACTGGCCCTGGTCGGCGGCCAGTTCTTCAAGAAGGCCGACGAGGCCCTGGTGGCCGACCTCGATGCCCGCGGTCTGCTCTTCAAGCACATCGCCTACGAGCACAGCTACCCGCACTGCTGGCGCTGCCACACCGCGCTGCTCTACTACGCCCAGCCGTCGTGGTACATCCGCACCACCGCGATCAAGGACGCCCTGCTCCGGGAGAACGAGAACACCAACTGGTTCCCCGAGTCCGTCAAGCACGGCCGCTTCGGCGACTGGCTCAACAACAACATCGACTGGGCGCTGTCCCGCAACCGCTACTGGGGCACCCCGCTGCCCATCTGGCGCTGCGAGGAGAATCACCTCACCTGCGTCGGCTCGCTCACCGAGCTCACCGAGCTGACCGGCACCGACCAGTCCGACCTGGACCCGCACCGCCCGTTCATCGACGGGATCACCTTCGCCTGCCCGACCTGCCAGGGCACCGCGACCCGCGTCCCCGAGGTGATCGACGCCTGGTACGACTCGGGCTCGATGCCGTTCGCGCAGTGGGGCTACCCGTACCGCAACAAGGAGCTGTTCGAGAAGCGCTACCCGGCGCAGTTCATCTCCGAGGCCATCGACCAGACCCGCGGCTGGTTCTACACCCTGATGGCCGTCGGCACCCTGGTCTTCGACAAGTCCTCGTACGAGAACGTGGTCTGCCTGGGCCACATCCTCGCCGAGGACGGCCGGAAGATGTCCAAGCACCTGGGCAACACCCTCCAGCCGATCCCGCTCATGGACCAGCACGGCGCCGACGCGGTCCGCTGGTTCATGGCCGCCGGCGGCTCCCCCTGGGCCGCCCGCCGGGTGGGCCACGGCACCATCCAGGAAGTCGTCCGCAAGACGCTGCTGACGTACTGGAACACCGTCGCCTTCCAGGCGCTGTACGCCCGTACCTCCGGCTGGGCGCCCTCCGCGGCCGACCCCGCCCCGGCCGACCGCCCGCTGCTGGACCGCTGGCTGCTCGGTGAGCTGAACACCCTGGTCGAGCAGGTCACCGAGTCGCTGGAGTCCTTCGACACCCAGCGCGCCGGCAAGGTGCTGTCGTCCTTCGTCGACGACCTCTCCAACTGGTACGTACGCCGCTCCCGCCGCCGCTTCTGGCAGGGCGACGCGGCCGCACTGCGGACGCTCCACGAGGTCATCGAGACCGTCACCCGGCTCATGGCGCCCCTCACCCCGTTCATCACCGAGCGGGTCTGGCAGGACCTGGTCGTCCCGGTCACCCCGGACGCCCCGGACTCCGTCCACCTCACCAGCTGGCCGGTCGCCGACCGGACGCTCATCGACCCGGCGCTGTCCGGCCGGATGCAGCTGGTGCGCCGGCTGGTCGAGCTGGGCCGGGCGACCCGCGCCGAGTCGGGGGTGAAGACCCGCCAGCCGCTGTCCCGTGCGCTGGTCGCGGCCCACGGGTTCGCGGACCTGTCCGAGGACCTGCGCGCACAGATCGCCGAGGAGCTCAACGTCAGCTCGCTGGCCTCGCTGTCGGAGGTCGGCGGATCCCTGGTCGACACCACCGCCAAGGCGAACTTCCGTGCCCTGGGCAAGCGGTTCGGCAAGGGCGTCCAGGCGGTCGCCAAGGCCGTCGCTGCCGCCGATGCCGCCGCCCTCTCCCTCGCGCTGCGCGAGGGCACGGCGAGCGTCGAGGTCGACGGCGAGACCGTCTCGCTCGCCCCCGAGGAGGTCATCATCACCGAGACCCCGCGCGAGGGCTGGTCGGTGGCCTCCGACTCCGGCGCCACGGTCGCCCTCGACCTGGAGATCACCCCGGAGCTGCGTCGGGCGGGCCTGGCCCGCGACGCGATCCGGCTGATCCAGGAGGCCCGTAAGAACAGCGGCCTCGACGTCGCCGACCGGATCGCGCTGCGCTGGCAGTCCACCGACGAGGAGCTGCGCACGGCACTGGCCGACCATGCCGGCCTGATCTCCGACGAGGTGCTCGCCACGGACTTCGCCCCCGGCGAGGCGGACGGTTCCTACGGCCCCGCGTTCACCGACGAGAGCCTGGCCCTCACCTTCCAGCTGCGCAAGGCGTAA
- a CDS encoding TraR/DksA family transcriptional regulator — MVAKKTAAEKSTTPADEAVAKQPAAKKTAPKKAAAKKTAAGTTTPEKATAKKAVPKRAAAKKTAAKKTVVKKTAAKKAAKKAPAKTAAVPAKKTGAKTVVAKKTAAASATAHGDDSAVPMARVAAAPDELAVRPGEDPWTPAEVAEARTELMEETSRLRLEIVSAEDAIAGLMRDSGDGAGDDEADTGSKNITREHELALASNAREMLHQTERALGRLDAGTYGLCENCGNPIGKARMQAFPRATLCVECKQQQERR; from the coding sequence ATGGTGGCGAAAAAGACCGCCGCGGAGAAGAGCACGACGCCTGCCGACGAGGCCGTCGCGAAGCAGCCTGCAGCGAAGAAGACAGCTCCGAAGAAGGCCGCGGCCAAGAAGACGGCGGCCGGTACGACCACGCCGGAAAAGGCGACGGCCAAGAAGGCGGTGCCGAAGCGGGCCGCCGCGAAGAAGACGGCGGCGAAGAAGACGGTGGTGAAGAAGACGGCGGCGAAGAAGGCCGCGAAGAAGGCTCCGGCCAAGACGGCCGCGGTGCCCGCTAAGAAGACGGGAGCCAAGACGGTGGTGGCGAAGAAGACTGCGGCCGCATCGGCCACGGCGCACGGCGATGACTCCGCGGTGCCCATGGCCCGGGTGGCCGCGGCGCCGGACGAGCTCGCCGTACGGCCCGGCGAGGACCCCTGGACGCCCGCGGAGGTCGCCGAGGCACGGACCGAACTGATGGAGGAGACCTCACGGCTGCGGCTGGAGATCGTCTCGGCCGAGGACGCCATCGCCGGGCTGATGCGTGACTCCGGGGACGGCGCGGGGGACGACGAGGCCGACACCGGCAGCAAGAACATCACCCGCGAACACGAGCTGGCGCTCGCCTCCAACGCCCGCGAGATGCTCCACCAGACCGAACGCGCCCTCGGCCGGCTGGACGCGGGCACCTACGGGCTGTGCGAGAACTGCGGCAACCCCATCGGCAAGGCACGGATGCAGGCCTTCCCGCGCGCGACGCTGTGCGTGGAGTGCAAGCAGCAGCAGGAGCGCCGCTGA
- the lspA gene encoding signal peptidase II — MAEAERITGTPEPEPGTGADPTTGSEGGGTVQPEQGKDRGKRRILALLLVALFVYLLDLGSKLLVVAKLEHHAPIEVIGTLLRFTVIRNRGAAFGMGEALTIFLTIIAAAVILVIFRIARKLYSLPWAIALGLLLGGAFGNLTDRIFRAPGVFEGAVVDFIAPAHFAVFNLADSAIVCGGVLIVILSFRGLDPDGTVHKD; from the coding sequence GTGGCAGAGGCGGAACGCATCACCGGTACGCCGGAACCCGAGCCGGGTACCGGAGCGGATCCCACGACGGGATCCGAAGGGGGAGGTACGGTGCAGCCGGAGCAGGGCAAGGACCGCGGCAAACGGCGGATCCTCGCGCTGCTGCTGGTCGCGCTCTTCGTCTACCTGCTCGACCTGGGCAGCAAACTCCTCGTGGTCGCGAAGCTGGAGCACCATGCGCCCATCGAGGTGATCGGGACGCTGCTGCGGTTCACGGTGATCCGTAACCGCGGCGCCGCGTTCGGCATGGGCGAGGCGCTGACGATCTTCCTCACCATCATCGCGGCGGCGGTGATCCTGGTCATCTTCCGGATCGCCCGCAAGCTCTACAGCCTGCCCTGGGCGATCGCGCTCGGGCTGCTGCTCGGTGGCGCCTTCGGCAATCTCACCGACCGGATCTTCCGCGCGCCGGGCGTCTTCGAGGGTGCGGTGGTCGACTTCATCGCGCCGGCGCACTTCGCGGTCTTCAACCTCGCCGACTCCGCGATCGTCTGCGGCGGCGTGCTGATCGTGATCCTGTCCTTCCGTGGGCTGGACCCCGACGGGACCGTGCACAAGGACTGA
- a CDS encoding RluA family pseudouridine synthase, whose amino-acid sequence MSTIPEIRTLPVPDGLEGERVDAALARMFGFSRTKAAELAAAGKVRVDGSEVMKSERVHGGAWLEVEMPQAAPPVEVVAEPVEGMEIVHDDDDIVVIMKPVGVAAHPSPGWTGTTVIGGLAAAGYRISTSGAAERQGIVHRLDVGTSGLMAVAKSERAYTLLKQQFRERTVDKRYHALVQGHPDPMSGTIDAPIGRHPQHDYKWAVTAEGKASVTHYDLIEAFRAASLLDIKLETGRTHQIRVHMAAHRHPCVGDLTYGADPTLAKRLGVGRQWLHAVRLGFEHPSDGRWVEFESSYPDDLQHALDTVRDESG is encoded by the coding sequence GTGAGCACCATTCCCGAGATCCGCACCCTGCCCGTACCGGACGGCCTGGAGGGCGAGCGCGTAGACGCCGCGCTGGCCCGGATGTTCGGCTTCTCCCGTACGAAGGCGGCCGAACTCGCCGCCGCCGGAAAGGTCCGGGTCGACGGATCCGAGGTGATGAAGTCGGAGCGGGTGCACGGTGGCGCGTGGCTGGAGGTCGAGATGCCGCAGGCCGCGCCGCCCGTCGAGGTCGTCGCCGAGCCCGTCGAGGGCATGGAGATCGTGCATGACGACGACGACATCGTCGTGATCATGAAGCCGGTCGGGGTCGCCGCCCACCCGAGCCCGGGCTGGACCGGAACCACCGTCATCGGTGGTCTGGCCGCGGCCGGCTACCGCATCTCCACCTCCGGCGCCGCCGAGCGCCAGGGCATCGTCCACCGCCTCGACGTCGGCACCTCCGGCCTGATGGCCGTCGCCAAGTCCGAGCGCGCCTACACCCTGCTCAAGCAGCAGTTCCGCGAGCGTACGGTCGACAAGCGCTACCACGCCCTGGTCCAGGGCCACCCGGACCCGATGAGCGGCACCATCGACGCCCCCATCGGCCGCCACCCCCAGCACGACTACAAGTGGGCGGTCACCGCCGAGGGCAAGGCGTCCGTCACGCACTACGACCTGATAGAGGCGTTCCGGGCGGCCAGCCTGCTCGACATCAAGCTGGAGACCGGCCGCACCCACCAGATCAGGGTGCACATGGCCGCGCACCGCCACCCCTGCGTCGGCGATCTGACCTATGGCGCGGACCCGACCCTCGCCAAGCGGCTGGGCGTCGGACGGCAGTGGCTGCACGCGGTCCGGCTGGGCTTCGAGCACCCCTCGGACGGCCGCTGGGTCGAGTTCGAGAGCTCCTACCCGGACGATCTGCAGCACGCCCTCGACACCGTCCGGGACGAGAGCGGCTGA